A stretch of the Glycine soja cultivar W05 chromosome 13, ASM419377v2, whole genome shotgun sequence genome encodes the following:
- the LOC114381207 gene encoding GATA transcription factor 21-like → MIPAYRHSVSSVMPLDLNEDQNHEFFSPIHHPSSSFSSLSSSYPILFNPPNQDQEARSYYWETTKHLPSHEEEAEKIIPTSGSWGHSVEESEHKVTVWRKEERNENLAEDGSVKWMPSKMRIMRKMLVSNQTDAYTSDNNTTHKFDDHKQQLSSPLGIDDNSSNNYSDKSNNSIVRVCSDCHTTKTPLWRSGPRGPKSLCNACGIRQRKARRAMAAAAAAALGDGAVIVEAEKSVKGKKLQKKKEKKTRIEGAAQMKMKRKLGVGAKASQSRNKFGFEDLTLRLRKNLAMHQVFPQDEKEAAILLMALSYGLVH, encoded by the exons ATGATTCCAGCCTATCGCCACTCAGTATCTTCTGTTATGCCTCTGGATCTTAATGAAGATCAAAACCACGAGTTCTTCAGTCCAATTCATCACCCTTCCTCTTCGTTTTCTTCTCTATCTTCATCATATCCTATTCTCTTCAACCCGCCAAATCAAGATCAAGAAGCTCGATCATACTACTGGGAAACAACAAAGCACTTACCAAGTCATGAAGAAGAG GCTGAGAAGATTATCCCTACTAGTGGATCATGGGGTCACTCGGTGGAAGAAAGTGAGCATAAGGTGACAGTttggagaaaagaagagaggaaTGAAAATCTTGCTGAAGATGGTTCGGTGAAGTGGATGCCTTCGAAGATGAGAATTATGCGGAAGATGTTGGTGTCCAATCAAACTGATGCATACACTTCAGACAACAACACTACGCACAAGTTTGATGATCATAAACAACAACTGTCGTCACCGCTTGGAATTGATGATAACAGCAGCAACAACTATTCAGACAAAAGTAACAACAGTATTGTTAGGGTTTGTTCTGATTGCCACACCACCAAGACTCCTCTATGGAGGAGTGGACCAAGAGGCCCCAAG TCGCTTTGCAATGCCTGCGGAATTCGACAAAGGAAGGCAAGACGAGCCATGGCAGCTGCTGCGGCGGCAGCATTGGGAGATGGAGCAGTTATTGTGGAAGCTGAGAAATCTGTGAAGGGAAAGAAGTtgcagaagaagaaagagaagaagacaaGAATTGAGGGTGCAGCTCAGATGAAAATGAAGCGGAAGCTTGGAGTTGGAGCAAAGGCATCACAAAGTAGAAACAAGTTTGGTTTTGAGGATTTGACATTGCGCTTGAGAAAGAACTTGGCTatgcatcaagttttccctcagGACGAGAAGGAGGCTGCGATCCTCCTCATGGCTTTATCTTATGGCCTTGTTCATTGA